One Mangifera indica cultivar Alphonso unplaced genomic scaffold, CATAS_Mindica_2.1 Un_0036, whole genome shotgun sequence genomic window carries:
- the LOC123206437 gene encoding uncharacterized protein LOC123206437 gives MDILNMTKGCLFFKYLGVPMMYSKLSIGNCKSIIDKILGRITSWKSKSLSYAGRLNLIKTILFNIQIYWSSLFVLLEKILNEIDSHLRAFLWAGVDMNRHKAKVAWEDVCVPKDENGLAIKEKLLTKDKLLRFGLIRRATCVLCETEDENVDHLFLHSSFNKYGWSAMLGDIHMNYDELPWSDYIEKNAKDLERNNFKTLLWKLSLGASVYALWRQRNNRCFSYQKTTKDSVVKNIKRLARDKGAELSGTCLNSENARVASK, from the exons ATGGACATTCTGAATATGACTAAAGGTTGTCTCTTTTTTAAGTACCTTGGAGTTCCTATGATGTATTCTAAGCTTTCTATAGGAAATTGCAAGTCGATAATTGATAAGATCCTTGGCAGAATAACTTCTTGGAAAAGTAAATCTCTTTCCTATGCTGGGAGATTGAACCTTATTAAAACTATCCTCTTTAACATTCAAATCTATTGGTCTTCCCTCTTTGTGCTTCTTGAAAAGATCCTCAACGAAATTGATTCTCACCTGAGGGCTTTTCTTTGGGCTGGAGTAGACATGAATAGACACAAAGCTAAGGTGGCTTGGGAAGATGTTTGTGTTCCCAAAGATGAAAATGGCCTTG CTATAAAAGAGAAACTTCTTACAAAAGATAAGCTTCTGAGATTTGGCTTGATTAGGAGGGCCACTTGTGTTTTGTGCGAGACTGAGGATGAGAATGTTGACCACCTCTTCTTGCATTCTTCCTTCAACAAATACGGTTGGAGTGCTATGCTTGGGGATATTCATATGAATTACGATGAGCTTCCTTGGAGTGATTATATTGAAAAGAATGCCAAAGATTTGGAGAGGAATAACTTTAAGACTTTGCTTTGGAAGTTGAGCTTAGGGGCCTCGGTGTATGCCTTGTGGAGACAGAGGAACAACAGATGTTTCTCTTATCAAAAGACGACCAAGGATTCTGTGGTGAAGAATATTAAGAGGTTGGCTAGAGACAAAGGTGCGGAGCTCTCAGGCACATGTCTTAACTCCGAAAATGCCCGCGTTGCATCTAAATAG